In Verrucomicrobiota bacterium, one genomic interval encodes:
- the lpxK gene encoding tetraacyldisaccharide 4'-kinase has translation MRETWRQWVEQAETYVLEVIFGERRDRLASAVRGALFGLSKVFEVIVKTRQFLYNVRIFRDTTLGVQVIAIGNLSVGGTGKTPVVEKFARELRDQGRTVAILSRGYRSKPPPLAKRLMNKLLFQEIHSPPRVVSDGRSLLLDSEMAGDEPFMLASNLKDVVVLVDKDRVKAGRYAIEKFGCDTLLLDDGYQYWKLRGRRHDVVLVDCQQPFGNEHLLPRGTLREPPKHLARASTIFITKSDGNTAGLRARIAKLNPTAPVIECVHHPLYFEDVYTGDRFGLDLVRGKKVASLSGIAQPESFENSLVRLHGELVYSKRFADHHRFTQQEVLNTINRGKKRQAEMIITTQKDAVRIPKLDRRDLPMYFVRVEIKIIAGAKDFNECVRRICFR, from the coding sequence ATGCGCGAGACTTGGCGACAATGGGTGGAACAAGCGGAAACGTACGTACTGGAGGTCATCTTCGGCGAACGGCGTGACCGTTTGGCTTCCGCTGTGCGCGGGGCTCTCTTCGGCTTATCCAAAGTGTTCGAGGTGATCGTCAAAACCCGCCAATTTCTCTATAATGTAAGGATTTTTCGGGATACCACCCTGGGGGTGCAGGTAATCGCCATTGGCAATTTGTCCGTGGGCGGGACGGGCAAAACGCCGGTGGTCGAAAAGTTTGCCCGCGAATTGCGAGACCAGGGTCGTACGGTCGCCATTCTTTCCCGTGGGTACCGGTCCAAGCCGCCGCCATTGGCCAAGCGCTTGATGAATAAATTGCTATTTCAGGAGATTCATTCGCCCCCCCGGGTCGTTTCCGATGGCCGATCGCTGCTCTTGGATTCTGAAATGGCGGGAGACGAACCGTTTATGTTGGCCTCCAATCTCAAAGATGTGGTGGTGTTGGTGGACAAGGATCGCGTGAAGGCCGGGCGATATGCCATCGAAAAATTTGGGTGCGATACGCTGCTGTTGGATGATGGTTATCAGTATTGGAAGTTGCGCGGACGCCGTCATGACGTGGTGCTGGTGGATTGTCAGCAACCGTTTGGCAATGAGCACTTGTTGCCCCGCGGCACGCTGCGGGAGCCGCCCAAGCACCTGGCTCGCGCCAGCACCATCTTCATCACCAAGAGCGATGGTAACACGGCTGGCCTGCGCGCGCGCATCGCCAAGTTGAACCCCACCGCGCCGGTCATTGAATGCGTGCATCATCCGCTGTATTTCGAGGATGTCTATACCGGCGACCGGTTCGGGCTGGACCTGGTGCGCGGCAAAAAGGTCGCCTCGTTGAGCGGCATTGCCCAGCCGGAAAGCTTTGAAAACAGCCTGGTGCGGCTGCACGGGGAGTTGGTTTATTCCAAACGCTTTGCGGATCATCACCGCTTCACCCAGCAGGAAGTTCTCAACACCATCAATCGCGGTAAAAAACGGCAGGCCGAAATGATTATCACCACGCAGAAGGACGCGGTGCGCATTCCCAAACTGGACCGCCGCGATTTGCCGATGTATTTTGTGCGTGTGGAAATCAAAATCATTGCGGGTGCCAAAGACTTCAACGAGTGCGTGCGGCGCATCTGCTTCCGGTAA
- the waaF gene encoding lipopolysaccharide heptosyltransferase II yields MNTDRLSRAGPERILVRGVNWLGDAVMTTPALLRLREAFPHAHIALLTQDKLADLWQDHPAVNEVLTFGAKEFPWSVGQHLKAHRFELGIILPNSPRSAIELWLAEIPRRVGYSRPWRNAFLTEAVTDRPGHLTMRKRTPQEIQGLLASDASSSQPPVLSLNTHHIHQYLHLVGAVGASTALCAPLIAVREEEVINFQYRMGTKAGEAVLGMVPGAEYGPAKRWPAERFVEVVRRMNQTRPCRWVIFGGGGDAEIAAQIASQLTASGVHCANLAGATSLRELCAGLKTCCAVLTNDTGPMHVAAAVGTPVVALFGSTSPELTAPGLPGDTRHRLLQGRVVCSPCFLRECPVDFRCMTSITVETVINALRELVF; encoded by the coding sequence GTGAACACCGACCGTCTTTCCCGGGCCGGGCCAGAGCGCATTCTGGTGCGCGGCGTCAACTGGCTGGGCGACGCGGTGATGACCACGCCGGCCTTGCTGCGGTTGCGCGAGGCGTTTCCTCATGCGCATATTGCCCTGTTGACCCAGGATAAACTGGCCGACCTCTGGCAGGATCACCCAGCGGTGAACGAGGTGCTGACTTTTGGGGCGAAGGAATTTCCATGGAGCGTGGGGCAGCACCTGAAAGCACACCGGTTTGAGCTGGGGATTATTCTCCCCAATTCGCCGCGTTCTGCCATCGAGTTGTGGCTGGCAGAAATCCCCCGCCGCGTCGGGTATTCCCGGCCCTGGCGCAATGCGTTCCTGACCGAGGCGGTAACGGATCGGCCCGGCCATCTCACCATGCGCAAACGCACGCCGCAAGAAATCCAGGGACTCCTGGCGAGCGACGCGTCATCCAGCCAACCACCGGTTCTGTCGCTGAATACGCATCATATCCATCAATACCTGCACTTGGTGGGCGCGGTGGGGGCCAGTACCGCCCTCTGCGCGCCGCTCATCGCGGTGCGCGAGGAAGAGGTGATCAATTTCCAATACCGCATGGGCACCAAAGCGGGCGAAGCGGTGCTCGGCATGGTGCCGGGGGCGGAGTACGGACCGGCCAAACGCTGGCCGGCGGAACGATTTGTGGAAGTCGTCCGGCGGATGAACCAAACTAGGCCGTGTCGCTGGGTGATCTTTGGGGGGGGCGGCGACGCCGAAATTGCCGCGCAGATCGCCAGTCAATTGACTGCAAGCGGCGTCCATTGCGCAAATTTGGCGGGAGCCACCAGCCTGCGCGAGTTATGCGCGGGTTTAAAAACCTGCTGTGCTGTATTAACCAATGACACCGGTCCCATGCACGTCGCGGCGGCGGTGGGCACTCCGGTGGTAGCCCTGTTTGGCAGCACCAGTCCCGAGTTGACCGCTCCCGGTCTGCCCGGTGACACCCGCCATCGGTTGTTGCAGGGCCGCGTGGTCTGCT